The Gemmatimonadota bacterium genome includes the window AAGCGCGACAAAATACTGTGGCTGGGCTCCTGGTCCCTCCATTTGGGACTGTTTCTGGTAATTGTAGCTCATGTCCGCGTGATTTTGCCGCTCGACCTGGACCCAATCTGTTTGCGCATCGCATTGATCGGCAGTGGATTGATGACTGTGTCGGGCACTTATTTATTGGTCCGTCGGATAATCGTTCAGCGCGTGCGAGAAATTACGGACTTTCGGGACTATCTGGCGGAGTTCATCCTCCTGTTTTTTTCTGCCACAGCTTTTCTCGTAGTATTAGATGGCGGTGTCTCATCCGAAGCCTTGCGTCACTATGTGTCTGGCCTATCGACGGGCACAGCGGCAGTTATTGAAGTGCAAAGCATGTTTGTCTGGCACATGCTCGCTGTACAGCTCTTATTGATTGTGATCCCATTTTCCCATCTATTGCATCTGGGCGGGATTTTTTTGAGCCGCGAATTTTTGGGCACATCCGATACATTTGCGGGAGAATTTGGATCGGGATTTTCAGGATTAAAGGATGGACAGGATGAAAAACCACTAACTACTAACCACTAACCACTTGAGAATCAGAAAATTGGAAAATCCAGATCAAACAGAACGCGAACAAAAGTACATTCCATCAGGTCTGGTTGGCACGTATATGCGGCGCATTGCCGAATCGGACCCATTTGTCCGCGAGATCCAGGATGAACCGTCGGCATTGCGCCTGTACATGGATACGTGTACCAAATGTGGGGTGTGCGCGCAGGAATGCCCGGTGTATTACGGGCAACCGGATAAGCGCATGCATCCGGTGGAACGCTCTCGGCAGGTGATTCGTTTATACAAAAAGTACACGACATTTTGGGGGCGATTTTGGAACGCCATTTTTCCAAAGCCCGATTTTGAAAATAACGATGCCGAGTTATTTGCCGAGCGCATGTACGAGTGTTTGACGTGTCGGCGATGTGCGGCATTTTGTCCTGTAGGAATCGATCATTCGGTGATCTCGCGCGTTGGACGCTCGCTTGTCGATTTAATGGGTTTGACGCCGCCATCCCTTGCACAGGGCACGCACAATTCGTTTGAAACGGGCAATTTGGAAGGCGCGTCAGCCGAGGCATTTTTGGATGCGATTCAATTTATCGAAGAAGAACTCAAAGAAGAAACAGGACGGGATATTTCAATTCCTTTAGACCGAGAAGGCGCAGAAATTTTCTTTTTGCCGCCGTCGGGTGATGTGCTGGTTTATGCTGAAAATTTAATGGGAATGGCGAAAATTTTTCACGCCATCGGTGCCGATTGGACGATGAGCTCGCGGGCATTTGACGGATCGAATTTCGGATTTACGACCGGCAATAACTTTTCAATGAAATACGAGAACAAGCACTACATCGACGCGTGCGAAAATTTGGGATGTAAGATCATGGTGATGGGTGAATGCGGGCATGCGTATCGGGTGATGAAGTTCATGGCCAGCGAAGGGCGCTGGTGGGGCGCATTGCCTTTTGAGATTACCAGTGGTTTTGAATATACGGCACAACTTATTCGCACAGGCAAACTGAAATTGGACCCAGGCAAAAATCCCGATCCCGTGACCTATCACGACGCTTGCCAATTTGCTGCCGGGTGTGGGATAGTCAAGGAACCCAGAGAGATTTTGAAAGCGGCCTGTGCCGATTACCGCGAAATGCCCGATGGCGGGTACACGCAGTGGTGTTGCGGTGGCGGCGGTGGGTTATCGGCACTCCGCTCGGTACGCACATTTCGGATGGAGGTCTCGGGAAAAAAGAAAGCAGAGCAAATGCGCGAGACCGATGCGAAAATCGTATCGACCTCGTGTTTGCAGTGCCGCACACAACTCAAAGAAATCGCGCGCCATCACAAAATGCCACTAAGAATTACAGGTGTACACGAGTTGGTAAACAATGCGATTGTACTGGAATAGCCGATAGCTCATGTCTCATTTAATTTACATGGACAACGCGGCGACGACGTTTCCAAAGCCCCCTACTGTGCTGGAAGACGCGCTGGCGTTCTATCGAAAATACGGGGTAAACCCCGGGCGCAGTGGCACGGATCTGGCGCAAGAGGCCGAGGCTATGGTAGCCGAGACCCGTGCATCACTCGCGTCGTTTTTTGGCGCCACGGGCAGTCCCGATCGGCTTGTGTTTACACACAATGCCTCGGATGCGTTGAATATTGCTATTCAGGGCACATTGAAACCCGGTGATCACGTAATTACAACGCTCCTGGATCACAATTCGGTTTTGCGTCCGATTTACCATCTCTCAAAATACGAGGGAATTGAGGCGACTTATGTGGGCTTTGGAGTAGATGGCTTTATCGACCCCGAAGATATTGATAGGGCGATCAAACCCAATACGAAACTCGTAGTAATGCCCCATGCATCCAATGTACTGGGCACTGTGCAACCCGTAGCAGCGATCGGCGCCATCTGCCGTGCACGCGGTGTAATTTTCTGCGTTGATGTGGCGCAAACAGCAGGCATGTTACCCATTGATATGGAGGCGATGCAGGCCGACATTTTGTGTTTTACCGGACACAAGTCACTCATGGGACCAACGGGTACTGGTGGGATGTACGTGCGCGAAGGCGTGACAATTGCACCGTTGCGATACGGTGGGACCGGTGTACGATCGGAGTATCCCGATCACCTGGACGAGTATCCCTGGCGATTGGAATGTGGTACAGGCAATCTAATGGGTATTGCAGGCCTGTTGTTCGCGCAGAAATGGATACGACGCAAAGGCGTGGAAAATATTCACGCACGCGAGATGGCTTTGTTCAAACAACTGGTCAATGGCCTGCGCGAAGTCGATGGGACCATTTTGTATTGCGCTGAAAATTTTGATCACCACGTACCTGTAATGTCGGCCAATATCGAAGAGATGACAGCAAATAATGTGGGTACATTGCTGGATGTGAAGTTCAATGTGGCAACGCGCACCGGACTACAATGCGCGCCAAAGGTACACGAAACCCTGGGGACAAAAGCGACGAAGGGCACTGTGCGACTCTCACTCGGCCCCTTCAATACCGAGGCACAAATTGAGACTGTAATTGAGGGCTTCAGCGATATATCCAAACGACATGGGCGAAGCAGTGTATGAAGGCGAGTAAATCGAGCATGACTGCACAGACAAAAGGTCAGGTGCGGAATGGCGTATGAGATTGTGACGCTGGGAGGCAAAGAAATTGAGGTGGATGAAGATGGATTTATCCAACAACCCGAGCTTTGGGACGAAGATGTGGCGCGCGATCTAGCCAGACAAGATGGCATTGAGGAGATGAGCGAGGATCACTGGCAGGTAGTGTATTATATCCGTAATTATTGGTTGAAATTTGAAATCGCTCCATTGATCCGCCGCCTGTGCAAAGAGACAGAGAAAGATATCGACACGATTTACGACCTGTTTTCCGCTGGTCCCGCAGATGGCGCGTGTAAAATCGCGGGTTTGCCAACACCAACTGGGTGTACGTGATCGTTAAACAAAAAATAAGACAACAAATGAGGCCCAAAATGTCGTCTATAAAGATTGAATGCCCCGCCCACATTCTGGATGCGCTAAAAGAAACCCCTGATGAATTTGCAC containing:
- a CDS encoding respiratory nitrate reductase subunit gamma; this translates as MNGLEFFVLYRLPYLALPFYLIMLGVRIWVWMRFYNPALKLLPRARGSVYGVWKQQYRPTIHIFPGPRSKNTEWKRAIKGFVFFTGLYKRDKILWLGSWSLHLGLFLVIVAHVRVILPLDLDPICLRIALIGSGLMTVSGTYLLVRRIIVQRVREITDFRDYLAEFILLFFSATAFLVVLDGGVSSEALRHYVSGLSTGTAAVIEVQSMFVWHMLAVQLLLIVIPFSHLLHLGGIFLSREFLGTSDTFAGEFGSGFSGLKDGQDEKPLTTNH
- a CDS encoding (Fe-S)-binding protein, with product MRIRKLENPDQTEREQKYIPSGLVGTYMRRIAESDPFVREIQDEPSALRLYMDTCTKCGVCAQECPVYYGQPDKRMHPVERSRQVIRLYKKYTTFWGRFWNAIFPKPDFENNDAELFAERMYECLTCRRCAAFCPVGIDHSVISRVGRSLVDLMGLTPPSLAQGTHNSFETGNLEGASAEAFLDAIQFIEEELKEETGRDISIPLDREGAEIFFLPPSGDVLVYAENLMGMAKIFHAIGADWTMSSRAFDGSNFGFTTGNNFSMKYENKHYIDACENLGCKIMVMGECGHAYRVMKFMASEGRWWGALPFEITSGFEYTAQLIRTGKLKLDPGKNPDPVTYHDACQFAAGCGIVKEPREILKAACADYREMPDGGYTQWCCGGGGGLSALRSVRTFRMEVSGKKKAEQMRETDAKIVSTSCLQCRTQLKEIARHHKMPLRITGVHELVNNAIVLE
- a CDS encoding aminotransferase class V-fold PLP-dependent enzyme yields the protein MSHLIYMDNAATTFPKPPTVLEDALAFYRKYGVNPGRSGTDLAQEAEAMVAETRASLASFFGATGSPDRLVFTHNASDALNIAIQGTLKPGDHVITTLLDHNSVLRPIYHLSKYEGIEATYVGFGVDGFIDPEDIDRAIKPNTKLVVMPHASNVLGTVQPVAAIGAICRARGVIFCVDVAQTAGMLPIDMEAMQADILCFTGHKSLMGPTGTGGMYVREGVTIAPLRYGGTGVRSEYPDHLDEYPWRLECGTGNLMGIAGLLFAQKWIRRKGVENIHAREMALFKQLVNGLREVDGTILYCAENFDHHVPVMSANIEEMTANNVGTLLDVKFNVATRTGLQCAPKVHETLGTKATKGTVRLSLGPFNTEAQIETVIEGFSDISKRHGRSSV
- a CDS encoding TusE/DsrC/DsvC family sulfur relay protein, translated to MAYEIVTLGGKEIEVDEDGFIQQPELWDEDVARDLARQDGIEEMSEDHWQVVYYIRNYWLKFEIAPLIRRLCKETEKDIDTIYDLFSAGPADGACKIAGLPTPTGCT